The Chryseobacterium aureum genome contains a region encoding:
- a CDS encoding CinA family protein yields the protein MDFQKNLLEYISQSLMTIDETISVTESVTSGCLQLAFSQMPNASMFYKGGMTAYALPEKVRLLKVSRQEAEECDCVSGNIAETMALNVAKLYQSDWSIATTGYCTPTRNSGYKIFAYFSFSYKGEIILTKKLELHPKTQALNAQMYYTEFILGCFKSELNRLLILK from the coding sequence ATGGATTTTCAGAAAAATCTTCTTGAATATATAAGCCAGTCACTCATGACCATTGATGAAACCATTTCCGTTACAGAAAGCGTTACTTCAGGATGCTTGCAGCTGGCTTTTTCACAGATGCCGAATGCTTCAATGTTTTACAAAGGCGGGATGACAGCTTATGCGTTGCCGGAAAAAGTAAGGCTGTTAAAAGTCAGCAGACAGGAAGCTGAAGAGTGTGACTGTGTTTCCGGAAATATTGCAGAAACCATGGCATTGAATGTGGCAAAATTATATCAATCAGACTGGTCTATTGCCACCACAGGGTATTGTACACCCACCCGGAATTCAGGATATAAAATTTTTGCTTATTTCTCATTTTCTTACAAAGGAGAGATCATTCTGACCAAAAAGCTGGAACTTCATCCTAAAACACAGGCCCTGAATGCCCAGATGTATTATACAGAGTTCATTCTGGGATGTTTTAAAAGTGAGCTTAACAGACTTTTAATCCTAAAATAA